Within the Trichoderma breve strain T069 chromosome 3, whole genome shotgun sequence genome, the region CTTCGTCATGTTAGCAGGCTTTTGTTTCTGATTACGCGGCAGCAccttctcctcccccctcATGTCTCACGGGGCCTTGACATACCTTGATAGAGAACACCAACGTCAATGCGATGGAGCCAAAGTAGGCAGCGGTAAATGGGAGTCTCGGGGCCGAGAAGAGGTGGTAGACGTAGTTCATTGGCCCCATAATGGCAGCAAAGGACGCCAGGAAGAGCGCCGAACCGACTGTCCATCTAAGTGGGGGATTAGCGCTGCGCAGCTACATGGGTAATTGGTCTCGGCAGGTAGAGACGCATGCAGGTAATCGATGCAATACCGTCTACCGAGAATTCCGGCTAGGCATATATTGCGTGCATGCATGCCTGGATAGGTGTGACAGGTGTCAAGGCTGGATTGttggggaagaagggggCCAGGGCAGCGACGAAAAGGGTGTGTGAAGAGCTCTGCAAGAAGAGGCAACGACGTCATCAAAGACTTACAGAATCACAAATTTGCGTGGTCTCAGAGAAAGGACAGGGAACAGGGTGAAGCAGATGACGAAGcaggcagcggcagccagaTTGCAAAAGGCAAATACCAGCATGCGGTCCCATCGACTTACTACACTCCATGTTAGCTACTTCCAGCCACGAGGCGttgcatctgcatcacaTGCAGCATCCAAGGTGCGAGCTAGAGCTGCGAGATGCACATGTTTCGTCTGcaggaggggggaggggtcGCGATGAAGGTGATGGGACAATGTCCAGGTTGACTCACGCACAAACCAgccttcctcctcttcacgCCGAGTGGGTGCCGGCAGTGGTGCTCCTGGACCTTCTGAGGTGGGAAGGACAGTATACCCGCGATCCTGGAAAGGGTTCAGACTCTGCAGAGAGGACAGGAGGCCGGATGACTGCTGAGATGTGGTGATGGGCGCCTCCTGTCGCCGGCTCCAGCCCAGGGAGTTGATGGAGTCTCGAAAACTGCTGGAAGCCATGGTTACGCTGAGGATCCAATCGCCAAGCTTGACAGCAGCTGTGGGTGAGCACCCGATCGACGCGGCAGAGCTTCGAGGTAAAACGGAAACGgccaagggagaagagaagaggaggggcgTCGCTTCTCGCAGTCAGCGATTGATAGATGACAGCCCTAAGAGCGTAGAAAGCTGCTAG harbors:
- a CDS encoding got1/Sft2-like family domain-containing protein encodes the protein MASSSFRDSINSLGWSRRQEAPITTSQQSSGLLSSLQSLNPFQDRGYTVLPTSEGPGAPLPAPTRREEEEGWFVLSRWDRMLVFAFCNLAAAACFVICFTLFPVLSLRPRKFVILWTVGSALFLASFAAIMGPMNYVYHLFSAPRLPFTAAYFGSIALTLVFSIKLHSTILTLFAALIQLAALLWYLVSYFPMGQTGLRLATSFGARQATAWLSG